AAATGGTAATTCCACAGACAATATGTGTCTTTCtcacatgttttgttcttactcACTTTTTTAAGGATGAATGGTAATTCCACAGACAATATGTGTCTTTCtgacatgttttgttcttactcACTTTTTTAAGGATGAATGGTAATTCCACAGTTcttactcattttttttaaggatgaATGGTAATTCCACAGACAATATGTGTCTTTCtgacatgttttgttcttaccCACTTTTTTTAAGGATGAATGGTAATTCCACAGACAATATGTGTCTTTCtgacatgttttgttcttactcACATGCATTCTAGAAAAAGTGTTTCATTTAGACGTgatctcgattcattcatgaATCTCTCTTTTACTTGGGTGTCATAAAAAACGTTCATTTTGGgcgatttttttaaattttaaaaattttgttgacTTGTGTGCTGATCTCTTTCTCAATAAGAGAAGGAAGAGTGTTGTCTTTTTGAAACATTAATAAcatcaaatctctctctctctctgtttgtGGGTTGtaaatttagagagagaaagatgggAAGAACTCCATGCTGTGATAAAGCTAATGTGAAGAGAGGGCCATGGTCCCCTGAAGAAGATGCAAAGCTCAAACACTATATTCAAAAACATGGAACTGGAGGAAATTGGATCTCTCTCCCACAAAAAGCGGGtattaatctctctctctcttagtTTTTTTCATCTGGGTTTTGAAAAAGTTCGTCAAAGATTCGAACTTTATCgatcaaattgaagaaacatGTTCGAAATCAGTTGAATTATGCTCATGTTTGTGTTAATCACGTGTTGGGTAGGTTTGAAAAGATGTGGGAAAAGTTGTAGATTGAGGTGGCTGAATTATTTGAGACCTGATATCAAACATGGAGATTTTTCTGAGGATGAAGATCGGATAATTTACCATCTCTTTACTACCATTGGAAGCAGGtatttttttggttatgatCTCGAACGATTAATTCAGTTATGTTTAGATTCACGCTCTGATGTCGATTTTGAACGTGTATAGGTGGTCAGTGATTGCAACACAACTACCGGGAAGAACAGACAACGACATAAAAAATTACTGGAACacgaaattgaagaagaaactaatGGGTACAAACAACATCTCGTCTCAAAACACAACCCCACATGGATTGCtttcccattttcttcaaacttcctcaacaaattcatcatcatcttcatcaccATCTTCATACTCAGATCATAGCAACTTCCCAAGCTTCCCAAACCCTAATGGGACGTTTTCCACTTTATTAGACACCATCTCATTCTCATCCACTCTTctaaaccccacaaatttgatCTCCACCTCTCAAGATCAAACCTTTATCATCAATTCAAACCGAGCTCAAAATAATTACGATGTCAAATCCGATCACGGCCTCCTCGTGTTCGGAAGGGATCAACCCAGTTGCAGCTCCTCCGACGCCGAGTACGGTAACGGAGGAGGCATCGGAGTCGAGGAcgagaagaagagaatgagcTTTGTAAAACAATTTCATGATCATGATATGTGGATGGAAGCTTCTCCATTGATGGANTAATCTCATTGACCAATTTACAGATGGGTTTGTTTatccaaacaagaaaaataagacTTTGTCGGGTTTGAGAAAAAACCTCTCCAATCTCACCCGATACGCTctacattcttataaagaatattgaGATATTAATCACTGTAGTCTGTTGCAACAGTACTGTTTCATGAATGTTtgatgtgcgatctcacaatttacctTTTGGGGGCCTGTTACAGCCTCACgggtttcacacccttataagaaatgttttgtttctctctccgaCCAATGTTTGATCTCCACAATCTACCTTCTTGGGActtagcatcctcgctagcacaccattcgatgtctagctctaatgtTGTTTGTACCAGTTTAAGCCCACCCGGAAGCCAAGTTGAGTCTCTTACTTTTNGATTATGGGCTTGAGGAAATTAAGCAGCTGATCACTTCTAGTAGCTGCAGCAATGTGTTTCTTGATGGCTGAagatgttcatgttcatgttcatgttttttttttttttttttttttttttttttttttttttttNGTATTTTGTTAATAGCCATCATAAGAGTTTAATTAAGCATAGAAGTCCACGAACTCTcgattaaacaaataatttccattttcatttaatgATTGGACCGAAAACCAAAAGCTAATGGATAATCTAAATCACATCCATCAATCACATGTGTGGCTATGAGATTAACTAAGTTTCGACTTTAAAAAACTCGAGAGATTTATATGTAAAAGCACGATGactattttttaacattatcAAAGACGAAGAGAGCTCTAGTTAGCAAACTCTTTTAGGGTTTCATCGattcttttttgaattagattaaaaatggGACATTAGGATTGCACGAACGGGGAGCATGCAAGGTACATGTCTCTCATGAGGTCGAGCAGATGAGGTGAGGTTGGGCTCGCCTCTTCTCTTTTACGTAATGGTATGGCACGTATTAGATTTTTAAcctaaatatgttttattagatgtaaaattaaaaatatgacgTATTAAATAGAAAGAATCTGAAGGGGAAGAAGGAGCCAAAAGGAAGGAGATGAAAGAGCATGGGTTTTAGTAGTATTATATGgacaaattgaataaataaataaataaataaataaaaaagtgagattccaataaataaataaataataaatgaagataATCTCATTGACCAATTTACAGATGGGTTTGTTTatccaaacaagaaaaataagacTTTGTCGGGTTTGAGAAAAAACCTCTCCAATCTCACCCGATACGCTctacattcttataaagaatattgaGATATTAATCACTGTAGTCTGTTGCAACAGTACTGTTTCATGAATGTTtgatgtgcgatctcacaatttacctTTTGGGGGCCTGTTACAGCCTCACgggtttcacacccttataagaaatgttttgtttctctctccgaCCAATGTTTGATCTCCACAATCTACCTTCTTGGGActtagcatcctcgctagcacaccattcgatgtctagctctaatgtTGTTTGTACCAGTTTAAGCCCACCCGGAAGCCAAGTTGAGTCTCTTACTTTTCTACACCtccctctttgaattttcgaAGTACTTAGTGTTCTTGATATGAGGCAACTAAGTCCATCATGATTGTGGCCTTGTGGGCTGCTATAGCATCTTGCCAGCCCAAAAACTTCACCATGGGACGCTatttaagtttgaaaattcaaaacgCTCAACTTTTTTGGTCAAAAGAACCTACTTAATTAGTTGAATTGTGCTCAAATTGTCGATGAAATCTCGAAGTTCAACATCTAAAGACTTCTTGTCACGATTTTGATGGGTTAGACGTCAACTCATAGGTAATGAACTTGCATCTTAAATTGCTACACCAGCATATAAGTTTGatatctcatatcggttggagacaagaaagaagccgaaacttctccctaccaaacGTGTGTTAAAACCGTGTGGCTgatgggcttaggctgttacaaatagtattagaaccAGTCACTAGACAATGCGAGACACTAGTTAGAATAGGGCTAGACTCTCTCcataatagacgcgttttaaaatcatgagctgacagcgatacataatgggtcaGTTTCTCGTATTGAAAAGAGTTGGGCCCTCGAGATTTAATGAAGCGAAGATTTAATGAAGCGAAGTGAGATGAAGTTGAGAAAGTTAGGTAAAGAGTTAGGGTCGAAAGTGGGTAAGGCAAAAGGGTCCCATAGTTCAAAAATTTGGTGTTGATTGCACACTTTCCCTTTGTTTGGAAGATTTTGAGAGAAGATGCTATCAGCCATCATCCTCTGTtaacttcaattatttagcCACTGCACATGCTCCCTCTCTCTGCTCTCATCTTTTAAGATTATTCACGTCCTAATCTTATACGGCTCGAAATAGTTCATATTGTGAATCATTATGCTTGATTGTTCTTCGTAATCGTTTCTCAATGCTACGAACTATTCGGATTGAGTATCAATAATGTcattgttaaggatatttagtaataaattatactttcccgtatatattatatttgatattttattataaggcaaatattacatatttgccttattatcataggtatctttccatttattgttatttccatttattactatttccatatccttgtaatttatttgattataaataagataactttcacaccatttaggtgtggtggattaatcaaacattcacagtCATGATGTTGACAAATTGATGtaaaatgttttgaatttgatatcatTAACGAACCAAACCATCAATTTCAATAAGAAATCACTATCTTCATTCTTACTACAAAGCTAATGGTCAAACATCAAATTTCTAGTTGATAAGATATAAATGTGAAATTCTTTtaacaaatgaaaagagaataCTCGATtaattcaaccaaatttaAGAGATAAACATGTTAGATGATTCTTGGCGAGGTCATAAAAAGGTGTTTGGATAAATTAATGTACACTCttcctttccctttctttcctttttcttttctttttatgtggttattgTGCATGAGCTGTGGTTTATTTTGCTGACAAAATTATGGCAAACTACCTCAAAATTCAAACCCTCAACCCCTCCATTCATCATGGAAACAcgctctttttcttttcctatcgATAAACTGATGTTAAGATGTATGtttcaatgaaaaaatcagACGTTcgtatcttttaaaataactttttttttctcatttgagatatatttttttataaaatagtaCGTTCCCGTTCAaaagattcaatttttatttgtggGTATTGATAATTTCTTGggtaaaagcaaataaaaggGTGGAAAATGAGAGACAAAAggcaaaacaaaagaagaaatgtttAGATGaatagagaaaagaaaaaaaacaaaaaaaaacaaaaaaaaaacattgagataaaatatattccatcCAACAAACCCTAAAGAATGAATCAATCATCAACATACATACAAACATAATGAAGGgcaattttgtattttcacATGTGgactaccaaaaaaaaatgatcaaaatattTAGATGAAATTGAGGTAAAATAGATGGAATGCCTCaaaatctttgaattttaaaacgcatttactaGGGAGATGGTCTAACACTACTATAACTAGTGTGTCGCCCCGATCAAgccaaaataaacaatatctactaacgatggACTTAGATTATGACGTGCCATTTTAAATGACTAAAAGAACTGTTAAAGTCTTTCGATCATCTTGGTCATGCTTCCCATTATTTTGTTCCTTAAAACCTTCCATCACTCCAAATTCTTACCAATCTCTTCAATTTCTACGTTATTTCCCTTTTATAACCTATTTTCGCTCGTCGACTTCTAATGTCTGGACCTCTTTAATTCTTATACTACAAATCTATAAAAGTAATGTCGGTTAAGAAAATCCATActttaaataactaaaagaaCCCATATTAATTTATGAGGATAGTCTTCCGTCTTAGAAATAGTTCAAGATAAATAGGTAACATGATCATGTTGCAAgtctatttttcaaaacacgGATAGTGAGTCTTAATTAtactttcaaataaaaatgtaaactttatgaattaattagttttattttgcattttaaAAGTGTAAGTTTAAAATGACATCCACTTAGATCCATAAATAAAGACTTGAAAAGGTAGACTAAGATGCTTAATGCATGTGCCTTACTCACTATATATACTCATTAATAATAtgctttttaatttaactctttttttttttttttttataattttttttaaaaaaagtatcaTTGTGGAAAACAACTAAGATTTGGAACTCAACATATTTCCCttcctccaatttttttttttttttttaatttcaaaattatattttgattataaaaaaaaattatgagtgGTGACAAATTGATCATAATGAGTTGCTAATAATGTGTGCCATCTCATACCACTTTGtattatattgaaaatgagttctaatttttatttttttaaccccaaaaagtaaaataacaaaactttGTAATTTCTCACCCCTaatctcttctctttttttgctaataataataataaatatgcataactaatatatatgtaaaacccaaaagaaagaaaaaaaaaaggtgtcACATGGACCATAAAGatcaaaatttaatccaaataaTACAATGAAGAGACCGAAGTGATTCAACTTCAAACCTAACCAAACAACGTGCTTTTTTCGCCTTTTctcatttcttaatttatttctcgtcaatttcaaataatactTCAAATAGTTGCAATATAATAGTAATCTCACAATTCttatcaacaaaaaaataaataaataaaagaaaaaggaaaaagaacgtGAGATTGTGACTATATACAAATACTAATAATGTAACATAAgctcatcgctagtagatattatctactttgaccCGATACTatgttctttatttatttaatgttgtaCACAGCACATGTTAATGTtatgatgtttttgtttagCTCTAGTCCATTCAATTGGGTTGTCAAAGATTTGCCACTTTCAACTATTAAGATCTTGggtataattattattatttttgaattccccaaagttaaatatattatattaatcccttttcattttaaataaaattaaaaattagggtttgtaatgaatcattaaattaaaccctaaaaaagtATGGTCTGTAATTCCCCtaattcataatcataaaaggTTGTCTCTGTCTGTAATTTAGCAGGAAAGAGTGTAAGCTAAGTTACTGAATTGGAGAAATCATGTCTGGAAGTGACCAAAAAGCACTtcttttcatgattttaatttttaattactaggGTTTAGGGTCTGTTTAGGACGGTGAAAGtgcttttttaaaatctaataaCAACTCCCCTCCTTAATTTGTTCGTCTCATTCCACAGTCCAACATCCattttgaaatattctttGGAAGGATGTGTAGAtgttgttaggaatcacgactctctacaatggtatgatattgtccactttgagcataagctctcatgactttactttgggtttctccaaaaaacctcatactaatggagatagtacTCCTCACTTATAATTTTACGATCATTCTCTAacttagccaacgtgggactcactcccaataatccccAACAGatttctccctagcatacacgttttaaaactgtgaggtttgATAgaggcttggacggttacattATCTACTAGTAGTAGATTTGAGCGGTTACATTGATAGGTTGCTTTTACTTCTCATCAAAACTTGAACACTACTTGAACCTACGAATTTAGTGTTCAAATCAAACTATATGTTTGGTTCGACTCATCGAGCATTTTCACTTTACTCAAAGGATCTACCTCTTTTAGAGTAAGACTTTATGTTTCGTCCCCATAGCGTACATATGCCCTACTAAAAAACTTAGCAGTGGATGGACATCtcgaatatatataataatattgacgTTGTTTTGACCTAGAAGGTCCCTTCCCCAATGGTCCAGTCCTATATGACATTattgaggggaaaaaaaatatgatccCAAGGAAAAATTTGAGAACATTGGTTGAATACACAGCCCATAGAGGTAGAGGGTAATAATTAAGTACATACATCCTCCACTAGCACTATTAATTATACCCTAAACACATAGTTTTTTATGTGTTTGACTACAAATATGAAACtaaatgaaatgattaaaaaacaaagaattgaCTTTAAGAAAACTTAAGATAGAATTAAGAACAGATTACAAATTTGTGTCCATAAGGTAGCTTGTAACCTTAATTCAAACTTGAAGAACTATTCAATCAAAAACTCATTCCAATCAGTAAGGCACGtgcaagagagagaggaagagccCTAAGAGGTCTGTGTTGTTGTGTGTTTGGTGGACCCTAAAGGCTTGTTTTTCACACAAACAAGAACCCATCTATACTCTAGGAGAAAAGATGATgatatattacaaaatttgttCCCCTTTATTGTCACATGCCTTACAAAACTATACCCTACACCACAATACCACTCCTCTATCTAACCCCATCTTACACTGCTCAAGAAAACTGACACTTTGTATCTTCTAGGGTATGTGGCCTTATCTTTAGGGGCAGGTGTTAATAGAAAGGTTTAATCTTGATTAGTGccttaatttaaggttaaaGTAGTTTAATTAAAGGGGTACTCTATTATTAACAATAAAAGTAGGAATTAAGTAAGGCATAGGAAAGACAATGGAAGGGAATGATTAGGGTTTGTCACATGCGAATGCAAGTATTTGAGTGGCCACTCAACTGAAAAatcccttcttttttattattgtttaatggaaaaaagaaaagacatccaaatccaaagaaaataattgaagataTTCAGCTTGTTTTAGTGTAAAGATGGGGAAGTCAGctaaaaaaaggttttaacTGTGGCCTGAATGTCTGCACCCACGTGATTTAAAAGGTTACTGCTTCACGTCAACTAAATTTGAAGCTCTGTTCATCGCACCCCAGAAATTTACTGCCTAATTAACTCCACCCACCACTTCTTAAACATCATAACAAACTAATAAAAGATGTGTGAAAATGGGTGAAAAATGAAGATTGGACAGGTTGTGCGTGGGGCGTGGCAGAGCAAAACAGAGCCATCCATTACCAACTACGCCAACCGTCTCATACCACCATATACAAAACCCACCAACtccttttcaactttttatgAATCTTTTTGGTTCATTGTAAGGAGGGTGTAAGAAGTAAGTAAGAAAGGTTGAATAAACCAAAATTCCCAGGAACAGAGGCCAAATTCTTAGGCTTAGAAACttgaaacaaaacagaagCACTATCTGTACTTACTACTCTGTTTCTGTTAGAACATGTTGAGAAGAGAGAATTAAGAAGGTTGCTTGCCTTGTTTGAGttcctaaaccctaaatccaaCCATTGCCTGTCATCATGCTTTAATTATTCCTTTtatgtgtatgtatatttGGCAGATTTTGCTGACAATTCCCCTCGAATCCTCCCTTCACTTtaactttctctttttctctttttctcttttttccatCACACttgtatttttaaagttcTTACTTaaatcttctcttcttcttcctctttggtGGGTTTTGGGATGGAAAACCTGCTATTGCTCTCATAAATTCCACCCACatttcacaattttataaCCTTGTTATTTAACTACTGCTCTGTTTTAGATTCTTCTTATGAGTATCTCATGATTTCAGATGTTAGTATAAATAACCCTACTTCATACTCTTTCCCTAAAACCACACCTAACCATTTCTTACTCTTCCCCTAAAACCACACCTAACCATTTCTTACTCTTTACCTCTCAATAAATTCATCTCTCTTTTACCAACATCTTTTTAAAAGCCTAACTTTAttgctagccgatattgtcctctttgaaccgGGTTTTTCCtcgaaatttttaaaacatgtttgctagagagaagttttcatactcttataaagaatgctctccaaccgatgtgtaACCTCATAATACACCTTTCCCCCTTTTAGGGCTAGTATACTCGCtagaaaggttttcacactcttataaagaatgtttcgttctactcccaaccgatgtaaaatctcacaattcGCCCATTTCAAAgtccagcgttcttgctggagaggtttccacgtccttatataaaaaaaaaaaaaaaaaaaatttttctNGTTCAACCAAAAATTTGATGATACCTCAAAGATATTTGACCATGAACGACTCTCAACTAACAAAATTGGCTCATTTAAGTTCTTCATCCAAGATACCAACCCTCCcaaaatttattgtaataaatgccaataataataatgtgtttgaaattgaaatgaataagcataaaagaaagtaaatgaAGTTCCCTTGTTTTTTAATGTGTTTTAGTTATAAATGTCACCTCCTTTCCTAAGACCTTACTTCAACAATGGGGCATCCAAACAAGGCATAGTGTGTAAGAAGGAAACCTTTTTTCCGGCAGTTCTGACAATTTTTGCAGACCCAATGTGTATACGCTATCAGATTTTCAACTATGCTTTGGTTTTTCTCTTCAGTCAACCTTCCAAtctgcaaaaataaaaataaaaatattattattaatctgCAGTTATGAAGCTCACGAGAAGCCAGAAGCTAAAAACGCTTATGAAGCTCCATTGTTCCTCTTTAACGGACTTAAACTCCTCCTTTTAAGTTTTAACCTCAAAAGAAATAGCTTGCCAATtgtagaaatagaaaatttacCTGTTCGTTCATATGGGATTTTTCCAAGTTCACTGCTGGTATGATTAGCCTGAAATGAAAGATCAATCTGATACCCAAATCAGCCACAAATATagtaaaatacaaaataagaacaattatAAGGTTTTGACAATGACCAAagcaattatttttcttattgggATTAAAGATGAgattttagttctttttttaCAAAACCCATCTCCAAGTTTTGAAACAGTGTGATTTGTCGGGTGGAaaatccttctttttttctcactcTGGGTCTCTCTCCTTAACATGTGTCActttctgtgttttttttttacagaagCGAAGGGGGAACAATTGGAAAAGCAATCTGACTGTAAAAAAAAGGCAGACCAGTTGTTGTCTCTTTGACACTTGCATTCAATAAGTAGAAGATGAACAACaacaggaagaacaagaagagcC
This portion of the Cucurbita pepo subsp. pepo cultivar mu-cu-16 chromosome LG08, ASM280686v2, whole genome shotgun sequence genome encodes:
- the LOC111800916 gene encoding transcription factor RAX2, encoding MGRTPCCDKANVKRGPWSPEEDAKLKHYIQKHGTGGNWISLPQKAGLKRCGKSCRLRWLNYLRPDIKHGDFSEDEDRIIYHLFTTIGSRWSVIATQLPGRTDNDIKNYWNTKLKKKLMGTNNISSQNTTPHGLLSHFLQTSSTNSSSSSSPSSYSDHSNFPSFPNPNGTFSTLLDTISFSSTLLNPTNLISTSQDQTFIINSNRAQNNYDVKSDHGLLVFGRDQPSCSSSDAEYGNGGGIGVEDEKKRMSFVKQFHDHDMWMEASPLMDYGLEEIKQLITSSSCSNVFLDG